In Quercus lobata isolate SW786 chromosome 12, ValleyOak3.0 Primary Assembly, whole genome shotgun sequence, a genomic segment contains:
- the LOC115970139 gene encoding uncharacterized protein LOC115970139, producing the protein MPSLDSYDGARDPFDHITTFKTTMHLQGVPNELMCRALPTTLKGPARVWFSKIPPNSVSSFEELSKLFVNNFIRGQRHKRSSSSLLTIEQGENESLWSFITYFNKEALTVDEVDDKLLLAAFHNGVNSNLFIHKLYEKEPQSMVELVHSAQNFMNAEDSIIAKKRKRAERMEANSIRHSEQAPRPKKGRTKDKKDRDGKRAGPSTRNQQYTPLNTTLEQVLMQIKEDPSLKWPEKMKGDPNKCNRNKYCCFHRDHGHDTDECYDLKQQIENLIRQGKLRNFLGREHKDEKLKGKGEESSQPPLGEIRVIIGGNSVG; encoded by the coding sequence ATGCCTTCCTTGGATTCGTATGATGGAGCGCGTGACCCGTTTGATCACATTACTACTTTTAAGACTACAATGCACCTTCAGGGGGTCCCTAATGAACTTATGTGTAGAGCCTTACCTACCACCCTTAAAGGTCCGGCACGAGTGTGGTTCAGTAAAATACCCCCGAATTCGGtaagttcttttgaagagttaAGCAAGTTGTTCGTTAATAACTTCATTAGGGGACAGAGACACAAGCGTTCTTCGTCCAGCCTGTTGACCATAGAACAGGGGGAGAATGAAAGCCTGTGGTCCTTTATCACTTACTTTAACAAGGAAGCCTTGACGGTGGATGAGGTGGATGATAAGCTACTATTGGCGGCCTTTCACAATGGGGTTAATTCTAATTTATTCATCCACAAGCTTTATGAGAAGGAGCCTCAATCCATGGTTGAACTCGTCCATTCAGCCCAGAactttatgaatgcagaagactcgatcatagccaagaagaggaagagagctGAAAGAATGGAAGCAAACTCCATACGCCACTCCGAGCAAGCCCCTCGTCCAAAAAAGGGACGGACGAAAGATAAAAAGGACCGGGATGGTAAGAGGGCTGGTCCTTCAACACGGAATCAACAATACACGCCACTTAACACAACACTTGAACaggtccttatgcaaatcaaggaagATCCTTCCTTGAAATGGccagagaaaatgaagggagatcccaataagTGCAATAGAAACAAGTATTGCTGCTTCCATAGAGACCATGGGCACGACACGGATGAATGTTATGATTTAAAACAGCagattgaaaatcttataagaCAAGGAAAGTTGAGAAATTTCCTTGGACGAGAGCATAAGGATGAGAAGTTGAAAGGGAAGGGAGAAGAGTCGTCGCAACCCCCGCTTGGAGAGATTAGAGTTATTATAGGAGGAAACTCAGTCGGTTAG